In Topomyia yanbarensis strain Yona2022 chromosome 2, ASM3024719v1, whole genome shotgun sequence, one DNA window encodes the following:
- the LOC131686259 gene encoding uncharacterized protein LOC131686259, translating to MKSLLIIGLGMCLMAVAFAAPASILQTILSDITTGVSDVLSTLQGQLSTLTGTVNGLLSQLANALSSGISSANTPLNTVLSNAQEALQNALTALTSIVTNGLTQVSSSLTTTLNAHAAQLLAALSDLNTELTQVLIAGNSVSLDLIYKLGNATANLNTATAGVVSHVDTVLGTLLNQVFNFFG from the exons ATGAAATCCTTGTTGATCATCGGACTGGGCATGTGCCTGATGGCC GTTGCTTTCGCGGCTCCAGCTTCCATTCTACAAACCATACTATCGGACATCACCACAGGCGTTAGCGATGTCCTGAGTACTCTGCAAGGGCAACTATCAACTCTGACCGGCACGGTTAACGGTCTGCTTAGTCAACTCGCCAACGCTCTATCCAGTGGCATCTCATCTGCAAATACCCCATTGAACACAGTGCTGTCCAATGCTCAGGAAGCCCTGCAAAACGCTTTAACCGCTCTGACTAGCATTGTCACCAATGGACTAACTCAAGTATCCTCTAGTCTTACCACAACACTTAATGCTCATGCTGCTCAACTTTTGGCCGCTTTATCCGACTTGAACACCGAACTAACTCAAGTTTTGATTGCTGGCAATAGCGTCTCGTTGGACCTGATCTACAAACTGGGCAATGCAACGGCCAATTTGAATACGGCCACTGCCGGTGTAGTCTCACACGTTGACACCGTTCTCGGTACCTTGCTGAACCAGGTTTTCAATTTCTTTGGTTAG